A window of Acidobacteriota bacterium genomic DNA:
CGTAGTCAGCCGTTGGTAACGGCTTGTCGCTTCGAAGATCCCACCTTTGGCCGCAACCTCCTCGCCGAATCAATCGATCGATGAACTTCGCGTTGAAATCCAGCCCGGTATACTGAACCGACTTCGCTCGCAGATATCGGTGATATAGGATCGCCGGACCGCAGCACAAATCGAGGACGCTCGCGCCGTTGGGAATCAACTCGGCGATCGCCCTATAGCGAGAGGGGTAGTGACGGCCGTAAAGCAAGACCATCGCGATCTCGTACAGCGTTGTGCTTTTGTATACGAGACTCGTCATCTTTTGCTGGAAATCGACTTCGCTTCTACGCCTGCCGCGTCTACGGCGACGCGATTGAGCACCTCGCGAATCGCAGTCTGCGGCTTGTTATTGACCCTCAAGAAAGTCCGGCCGGTATACTCTCCCAGGATTCCGAAGAACAGCATTTGGATCCCGCTCAGCACCAAAAGCGCCACCATAAGCGATGCCCATCCGACGGCATTGGGTGAGAAGTCCTGTGGAAACAGAAGCCGGTATAGCACAACCACCACCGCCAGCAATAGCCCCAGTGTCGCGAACCCGAATCCGAACCAGCTAACCAGCCGCATAGGCCGCGCCGAGAATGAAAACGCAAGCCGCGCCCACACTCTCAGCGATTTCCAAAACGTGTACGTGCTGCCCCCTGCGTAGCGCGGATGATGGTCCACGGGAATCTGCGAAACCCTCGACGTGAGTTGAAACAACAGGCCGTCGACGTAGGGGTCGGGACCCTCGTACTTACAGATCATCTCGACCACCTCTTTGCGAATGATCTTGTAAGGCGAAAGATAAATGTCTTTGGGTTTGTTGATAACCCACTCGGC
This region includes:
- a CDS encoding glycosyltransferase family 2 protein, with protein sequence MHTGDHALQPELSIVVPVYRSEECLEALIEAIAEALDPTNRDYEVVLVNDYSPDNSWAVIEAICRTNPNVVGVDLRRNFGQDNAIITGLRQARGKYVAIMDDDLQHHPRDLPALLCKIEEGGDAVYADFRVKRQKLWKNTGSWFNGKFAEWVINKPKDIYLSPYKIIRKEVVEMICKYEGPDPYVDGLLFQLTSRVSQIPVDHHPRYAGGSTYTFWKSLRVWARLAFSFSARPMRLVSWFGFGFATLGLLLAVVVVLYRLLFPQDFSPNAVGWASLMVALLVLSGIQMLFFGILGEYTGRTFLRVNNKPQTAIREVLNRVAVDAAGVEAKSISSKR